A single genomic interval of Dromiciops gliroides isolate mDroGli1 chromosome 1, mDroGli1.pri, whole genome shotgun sequence harbors:
- the LOC122735285 gene encoding 40S ribosomal protein S14-like, whose translation MAPHKGKEKKEEQVISLGPQVAKVENVFGVCHVFASFSDTFVHVTDLCGKESICRVTGRMKVKADRDKSPYAAMLAAQDVAQRCKELGITALHIELWATEGNKTKTPGPGAQPALRTLAHSGMKIGPIEDVTPIPSDSTCRKGGYQGRHL comes from the coding sequence ATGGCACCtcacaaagggaaggaaaagaaagaagagcaggTCATCAGCCTTGGACCTCAGGTTGCAAAGGTAGAGAATGTGTTTGGTGTCTGCCATGTCTTTGCTTCCTTCAGTGACACCTTTGTCCATGTGACTGATCTCTGTGGAAAAGAAAGCATCTGCCGAGTGACTGGTAGAATGAAGGTCAAGGCTGACAGAGACAAATCTCCCTATGCTGCTATGTTGGCCGCTCAGGATGTTGCCCAGAGATGTAAAGAACTAGGCATCACTGCCCTTCACATCGAACTTTGGGCCACAGAAGGAAATAAGACTAAGACACCTGGCCCTGGGGCACAGCCAGCCCTGAGAACCCTGGCACATTCTGGAATGAAGATCGGGCCGATTGAGGATGTCACTCCAATCCCCTCTGACAGCACTTGCAGAAAGGGTGGTTACCAAGGTCGCCATCTGTGA